DNA sequence from the Pomacea canaliculata isolate SZHN2017 linkage group LG7, ASM307304v1, whole genome shotgun sequence genome:
tACAATGTTTAGCCTTATCAGAAAGGGATACAAATCAACACTTTTCCCCAAAGATGTTTGGGATCTTCCCCCTGGCTTCAAGACGTCTGCGATATTCCCGGAATTTATTCGGCGTTGGACCACAGAGGTCGCAAAAGTCAGAAAACCCTGGTGAGTAGAAATGTTGCACTTGTCCTGCCATAGGCTGACATGTCACTGGAGTTATCTCCCTGCTGTCATGTCACTGCTTTCGTCTTACTGTTGTCTTCTGTTATGTCACAGTTGTCCATGTCTTTACTCGTTTCTCGCTTTCTGCTCTTCTTAAGTCACATTCCTTCTCAGCTTGGAAGCATTTACCCATCAAAACTTAGTCCATGCTGctatcaaaaaaataaaagtttaaaattccTAAGAAGAGTTTAAAACTTGTTGCCATTATCTGCTATCATCGTTCATTATGTCAGATCGCTGCATCATTCATTCCGATGCCTCAacttctctttattattttcatggcTCACGACTACCAAGACTTCAAGTAGTCTTTACTAGTTTTCTGTAACAGAACTTAAACTATGTTAAGTTTATTCTGTTTGTGTCAGTGAGTGATTCTTGAGGGTTATCCTATTTGTTAATTATCTCCTAAATATCCTCCttaataaaattagttttgataAGCTCACTGACATGTTTGTACCGACTTTGTTGTTTCAGCGTAGAGAAGAGCTCGGTCCTCCTGGCATTCTTAAGAACAAGGCAACGGAAACAACTAACCTTTTAGGTGACCTCTTGACCGTCCTACTTctggttctttctttttcttttttctccatctcttccttccACGCACGCGTTTGTGTTATATGATCATCGCGCGAAAACTCTCTGTGACCTGAAGACATTGTACAATATTTTGTTAGTCAAAAGAAATATTCTGCTTTGTTTCGTCTCGAACTGGTGTGGAGTTACACAAGTGCTAACGGCCCACTAATTTGCACATCCGGGCTCACACGCATCGTGACTCTTGATTTATTGATAAGATTGCTTGATGTATTTAGCTCATCTAATGTGACCACCATCAGTTCTCCGTCTACTGATAATACTTACCGGAAGCCCTGTTTTTGCAGAACTGACGACAGGAAATGCAAACAAAAGCAACGGTGACCAAGCAACCCTCGCTGATGTGGGTGTTGTTCAGAATCTTCTACCCGCAGATATTCTTCGCACACATTATGCGCCTCCTTGCAGACCTCCTACAGTTCGCCAACCCCATCCTGCTCAGGTCAGTGACCTTAATGGAGTCAGTTGTGCCGAAGGTTAATCCTTCATCCTGCCATTCCTAATCCTGACTCGTGCACAGGTGAGAATacaggtgaagtacaggtaaGATTCAACTAAAATCCTCAATAGCAGTACACTTTTTCCTCGATTTTGTCTGCACTATTCATGGCTGAATGTTACACAGACCTGCTGCATAGATACTTGTTCAGGTAAGAACAGTGATAAATTGTCAATGCCTCTTTAGTTTCCATTTTGCGACAGGTAGACGTTAAATTAATCAGTGGTTAATAGCTTCATGTTTTGCTAATTCCTTAATTTCAggacatgtattttttttttattgagtgTTAACATATTTACCTGTTTCACCTGCACAGGGAGCTGATTGCCTACATCGAGACGACAGACCACAGGTACCGGTGGCATGGCTGGCTTCTCGTTTGTGGGTTTTTCGGCGTGACCTTTCTGTACTCGATGTTTTTCAACCAAAACTCTATCGTTCTTACAACATCTCCATGAAGATAAAAGCAGCCCTTACTGCTGCCGTCTACAGGAAGGTGAGGAAGACATGTCAAATGAGTTTATGATAATTGAGCACGTGATATTTCGTATTATAATTGCTACAGTTAAAGTTAGTACAATTTGCTAAAAGTTTTTCCTCAGTTAACAGAAGTTGTTGTTGCACTTCATTTCTCCAGTCCTTGACGATGAATAATGAAGCGAAGAAGAGGTTCACTAGCGGGCTCAATCGTCAACCTGATGGCCGTCGACTGCCAGCGTATTCAGGACGTGGCTACTAACTTCTGGATTGTCCTATCGGCACCTCTACAGGTGAGACACTGTCCACCTACCCATTGGTTAAAATGCAGTTCATTTCACTAAAGGATTTCTGTCATTTGTTCTTTCTAATTGCTCTTCCATTTTTACGataattttctgctttattttttttttcttctacgtTTTGTATCTTTATTCCATTATTGTTTTACGgcctcagttttgttttcttttttccacttcctttctttgttaTCCTGCGTTCACGttcttgttggttttttttttttttttttttttttttttttagtttcttctaATTTTTCTTAGCACGTGTATGACTAGACTAAAGAGACGGTAAACATTCAGACAGAACTCCTTACAAAAACTCGTGTCCTCACTCTCTGACGTGTGCAGATCGGGGTGGCCTTCTACATGCTGAACGAGACCCTGGGTGTGTCGTTTGTGGCCGGGGTGGCGGTCATCGTGGCTCTCATCCCTGTCAACGCGCGCATCTCCGTCCTGGCGCGCCGCGCGCAGGCTGACCAGCTGATCGTCAAGGATGAGAGGGTCAAGCTGATGAACGAGATCCTCAGCGGTATCAAagtgcgtgcgcatgcgcgcgagCATGTCACAAAGACCAAAAGTtgactttttaaatgtttagtttttgtaTCTGTAGACTCTGTAATGCCGGTAACTGTCAATGTCTGTTGTTGCTATGGCCGGACTTTGGCTGTCATTATATGGCTGTTTGTGTTTTGCGATATTATGTCATTATCGGTTTGTCAATTTTTAATTAGGTATTGAAAATGTACGCATGGGAGCACTCTTTCGAGGAGAAGATTAAAGAGcttagagagaaagaagtgaaacTTCTGAGAACTGGCGCCGTCCTCAACACCATCAACAGTTTCTGCTGGATTTGCTCCCCTGTTCTGGTAACATTCCAACCTGACTCCTTGTTCATCACAAGCTGTCTCACAAAtcacaaattatatatatatatatgcttatcatcaaattaataatttatttacatgtataaaGGAAAGGATATTTCACTCTTTTATAATGTCCTTGGTAAAAAGTGTATacttcaataaattttatttctaggATAGA
Encoded proteins:
- the LOC112568619 gene encoding LOW QUALITY PROTEIN: multidrug resistance-associated protein 1-like (The sequence of the model RefSeq protein was modified relative to this genomic sequence to represent the inferred CDS: deleted 1 base in 1 codon) → MKIKAALTAAVYRKSLTMNNEARRGSLAGSIVNLMAVDCQRIQDVATNFWIVLSAPLQIGVAFYMLNETLGVSFVAGVAVIVALIPVNARISVLARRAQADQLIVKDERVKLMNEILSGIKVLKMYAWEHSFEEKIKELREKEVKLLRTGAVLNTINSFCWICSPVLVTMATFITYVQLNALTTFGAQCGLRLAFSLEHPSTANQHASHLCV